In Zingiber officinale cultivar Zhangliang chromosome 11B, Zo_v1.1, whole genome shotgun sequence, a single window of DNA contains:
- the LOC122033335 gene encoding C-factor-like gives MRLTVFAPTRLKRSLERAFFCSTAADKWEGMVSMVQGTSRGIGLEFVKQLLEKNDEGHVIATCRNPNQATGLLKLKNKFLERLSILPLDVTKENTIEAAATTVKESFGKLNLLINASGILSIPDVLQPETTLSKVQKSSLLLAYEVNAIGPILVIKHMLPLLKAGGGFGTEKKHAIIASLSARVGSIGDNGLGGWHSYRASKTALNQLTKTICVELGRKKDPIVCILLHPGTVDTDLSRPFQRNVPPGKLFTKEFSVQKMLTIIDNVKSSDNGKFFAWDGQEIPW, from the exons ATGAGGCTGACGGTGTTCGCTCCCACGCGCTTGAAGAGATCATTAGAAAGGGCTTTCTTCTGCAGCACCGCTGCAGACAAATGGGAAGGCATGGTTTCCATGGTGCAGGGCACTTCGCGAGGAATCGGCCTTGAATTT GTGAAGCAACTTCTGGAGAAGAATGATGAAGGGCATGTCATTGCAACTTGCCGGAACCCTAACCAAGCAACGGGCCTTctcaaactaaaaaataaatttttggaacGTCTAAGCATATTGCCTTTGGatgtaaccaaggaaaacaccATAGAG GCAGCAGCAACCACTGTGAAAGAGAGCTTTGGTAAACTGAATCTACTAATTAATGCTTCTGGGATTCTTTCAATACCAGATGTACTCCAACCAG AAACAACGTTGAGCAAAGTACAGAAATCATCTCTCCTTCTTGCATACGAAGTTAATGCTATTGGTCCTATTTTGGTTATCAAG CACATGTTGCCACTGTTGAAGGCTGGCGGTGGCTTTGGAACTGAAAAGAAGCATGCCATTATTGCAAGCTTAAGTGCTAGAGTGGGCTCAATAGGGGATAATGGTTTGGGAGGATGGCATTCTTATCGTGCTTCTAAAACAGCACTAAACCAAT TGACAAAGACGATATGTGTAGAGCTTGGTCGGAAGAAGGACCCAATCGTTTGCATCCTGTTGCATCCGGGAACAGTGGACACAGATCTTTCACGGCCATTCCAGAGAAATGTTCCGCCTGGTAAACTCTTCACAAAGGAGTTTTCTGTGCAAAAAATGTTGACCATCATAGACAATGTTAAAAGCAGCGATAATGGAAAATTCTTCGCATGGGATGGTCAAGAGATTCCCTGGTAG
- the LOC122033333 gene encoding uncharacterized protein LOC122033333 yields MLNSRKKFRTGGSGGGVSRLLAGLRPPEQGGSLVVQTGFPTSLADLVVKNRDRLKKPSRRKKPPPPPGYDSGESTAFASSSSTFASSSISAPPSNVSPRPGLNPPVLEADSCSPSPLAFSVSASRRIEFLLVVMVILMALAIERRKLVAAIVLSAFVLRLLDRNGFLLLWFSNPRSKAESTLNSSVKDCELEGRGVVSPIREITTDSSSETARSERSSVDLIQQKGVPLKRRDAEKVHLEPDPVPKANSKLKKFLRKFLSKKFRRRKCHEEREALVPDSTKNAILDKVTEIEEESNGDADPDIENEESTVSIVASDEVSDHDIRLFQEDVPETKSRNSQVLIFWAIVLLGLLGGKTTAIVLTVSWRLLLRPTEFVWKKGKNLIVLL; encoded by the coding sequence ATGCTGAACTCGCGGAAGAAGTTCCGGACCGGCGGCAGTGGCGGCGGAGTTTCCCGGCTTCTCGCCGGTCTCCGCCCTCCCGAGCAGGGTGGATCGCTCGTCGTCCAGACTGGCTTTCCCACCTCTCTCGCCGACCTCGTCGTCAAAAACCGCGACCGGTTGAAGAAGCCCTCGCGGAGGAAGAAGCCGCCTCCGCCACCAGGGTACGACTCCGGCGAATCCACTGCcttcgcctcctcctcctccaccttcGCATCCTCTTCCATCTcagctcctccgtccaatgttaGTCCTCGACCCGGTCTCAATCCCCCCGTTCTGGAGGCAGATTCGTGCTCTCCGTCGCCTCTCGCATTTTCCGTGTCGGCGAGTAGAAGGATCGAGTTTCTTTTGGTCGTGATGGTGATTTTGATGGCTCTGGCGATAGAAAGGAGGAAACTTGTAGCTGCAATCGTGCTGTCCGCCTTTGTTCTACGGCTCTTGGATCGGAATGGGTTTCTTCTACTTTGGTTCTCGAATCCGCGCTCGAAAGCGGAGAGCACGCTCAATTCGTCCGTCAAAGATTGTGAATTAGAAGGAAGGGGAGTGGTTTCGCCGATCAGGGAAATCACCACCGATAGCTCTTCGGAAACTGCAAGATCAGAGAGGAGCTCTGTTGATTTGATCCAGCAGAAAGGGGTCCCGTTGAAAAGGAGAGACGCCGAGAAGGTTCACCTCGAACCTGATCCCGTTCCGAAGGCCAATTCAAAATTGAAGAAGTTTCTGAGAAAATTTCTTTCGAAGAAATTTCGCCGGCGAAAGTGTCACGAGGAAAGAGAAGCGCTCGTCCCGGATTCCACTAAAAATGCAATCTTGGATAAGGTTACCGAAATAGAGGAGGAAAGCAATGGCGACGCAGATCCCGACATTGAAAATGAAGAAAGCACTGTGAGCATAGTTGCCTCTGATGAAGTTTCTGATCATGATATCAGATTATTTCAAGAGGACGTGCCTGAAACAAAATCTAGGAACTCCCAGGTATTGATTTTCTGGGCTATAGTATTGCTAGGGCTTCTGGGTGGTAAGACTACAGCCATTGTTCTAACTGTGTCTTGGCGTCTATTACTCAGACCGACTGAATTCGTGtggaagaaaggaaagaattTGATTGTTTTATTGTAG